A genome region from Acidimicrobiales bacterium includes the following:
- a CDS encoding zinc-binding dehydrogenase, which translates to MKALVVERLPQRFAAARIAAAVLGSGSGVAVGPLRLLEIDPPALPAAGWRRLRPRLAGICGSDLSTLDGTSSRYFEPIVTFPFVPGHEVVGELVDGPDAGARVVIEPVLGCAARGIEPPCAPCASGHKDRCENLTLGHIHPGLQTGYCADTGGGWSEELVVHESQLRPVPDGLSDEAAVIIEPTACAVHAVLRADVTQGERVIVLGAGTLGLLCVAALRQLALPAALLAVARHPVQRDLAATLGADQVVAEDDLPRAARRLSASVAVGRKEGRLERLGGGADVVFDCVGSSASLAQSLAVTRPGGRIVLVGMPSTVHVDLAPLWQRQVSLLGTYAYGTEEFVGRVEPTFTFATELVAAAHLERLVTARYPLERYEDAVRHAANAGKRGAVKVAFDLRRNRSWQTGGA; encoded by the coding sequence ATGAAGGCCCTCGTCGTCGAGCGCCTGCCGCAGCGTTTCGCCGCGGCGCGCATCGCCGCGGCGGTGCTCGGCTCCGGCTCGGGGGTGGCCGTCGGGCCTCTCCGCCTGTTGGAGATCGATCCCCCGGCGCTCCCCGCGGCGGGCTGGAGGCGGTTGCGCCCGCGCCTCGCGGGGATCTGCGGCTCGGACCTCTCGACCCTCGACGGCACGAGTTCGCGCTACTTCGAGCCGATCGTCACCTTTCCCTTCGTTCCCGGCCACGAGGTCGTCGGCGAGCTCGTCGACGGCCCCGACGCGGGGGCGCGCGTCGTCATCGAGCCGGTGCTCGGCTGCGCGGCGCGCGGCATTGAGCCCCCCTGCGCGCCCTGCGCCTCGGGCCACAAGGACCGCTGCGAGAATCTCACCCTCGGCCACATCCACCCGGGGCTGCAGACCGGCTACTGCGCGGACACCGGCGGTGGCTGGTCAGAGGAGCTCGTCGTCCACGAGAGCCAGCTGCGCCCGGTCCCCGACGGCCTCTCCGACGAGGCGGCGGTGATCATCGAGCCGACCGCCTGCGCGGTGCACGCCGTGCTGCGGGCCGACGTCACCCAGGGCGAGCGGGTGATCGTCCTCGGCGCGGGGACCCTCGGCCTGCTCTGCGTCGCCGCGCTCCGCCAGCTCGCCCTCCCGGCCGCCCTCCTCGCCGTCGCCCGCCACCCGGTGCAGCGCGACCTCGCCGCGACGCTCGGCGCCGACCAGGTGGTCGCCGAGGACGACCTCCCGCGCGCCGCGCGCCGCCTCAGCGCCTCGGTCGCCGTCGGCCGCAAGGAGGGCCGCCTGGAACGCCTCGGCGGTGGCGCCGACGTCGTCTTCGACTGCGTCGGCAGCTCCGCGAGCCTCGCCCAGTCGCTCGCCGTCACCCGCCCGGGCGGGCGCATCGTCCTCGTCGGCATGCCCTCCACGGTGCACGTCGACCTCGCCCCCCTCTGGCAGCGGCAGGTCTCGCTCCTCGGCACCTACGCCTACGGCACCGAGGAGTTCGTCGGCCGCGTCGAACCGACCTTCACCTTCGCCACCGAGCTCGTCGCCGCCGCCCACCTCGAGCGCCTGGTGACCGCCCGCTACCCTCTGGAGCGCTACGAGGACGCGGTCCGTCACGCCGCGAACGCCGGGAAGCGGGGCGCGGTGAAGGTGGCCTTCGACCTGCGCCGGAACCGCTCGTGGCAGACCGGCGGCGCCTGA